The region GATCGACCACATGCCGAAGACGATGGTGGTTTTCAGATCATCCAGCGAACGGCCCTTACCGACGATGTAATGCGCAATCAGGGCAAAGGTCGGGAACAGCGGCACCAGTCCGGCAATGTAATAGTTTTTGGTCTTTGCCAGCATCGCCAGAATGATCACGACGGCAGCGCCAAGAGCAGCTTTCAGAATCAGATCCACACTTTCCTCGCTTAGTGAGCCAGACCGTACTTTTTGACTTTGTCGAACAGAGTGGTCTTGGCCATGCCCAGTTCTTGGCTGGCCTGGGTCAGGTTGCCACCGCTGCGCTGCAAGGCATCATTCAGCAGGTTGCGCTCGAAAGCCTCAACCGCCTCCGAAAAGCCCAGGCCCTGGGCTGCGTTACTGCCCGGTTTTTTAAATGCCGGCAACCCCAGGGCGAAGCGTTCTGCCACGTTGCGCAGTTCACGCACGTTGCCTGGCCAGTCATGGCTCATCAGGTTCGACAGGGTCTGGTTGTCCAGTTCCGGCGCGGTGCGGTCAAAGCGCAGGGAGGATTGCTGGAGAAAGTACTCGAACAGCTGCAGGATGTCTTCGCGGCGTTCACGCAAAGGCGGGAGTTCAAGTGTGACCACATTCAAGCGGTAATACAGGTCGCTGCGGAACTGGCTGGCCTTGCTCAGTTGATCAAGGTCGGACTTGGTGGCTGCAATGACCCGGCAATCAATATCGATGCTCTGGTTGGAACCCAGCCGTTCGAGGGTGCGTTCTTGCAGTACTCGCAGCAATTTGATCTGCAGGTTGAGGGGCATGCTTTCGACTTCGTCGAGAAACAGCGTGCCGCCATCGGCGTGTTCTATTTTGCCGATACGGCGTTTTCCTGCACCGGTGAAAGCATTGGCCTCGTGGCCGAAGATCTCGCTTTCAAACAGGTTTTCCGGCAAGCCGCCACAGTTTAGAGCGACAAACTGCTGCGGCTGACGACGGCTGAAATCATGGAGGCAGCGGGCGACCAGCTCCTTGCCGGTGCCGGTTTCGCCTTCAATCAGCACGTTGGCTGATGTATCGGCCACATTGGCAATCAGTTCGCGCAACTGTTGCATGGCGGGCGAGCGGCCAATGATCCGGCCTTCCAGGGAGTCCCGCTCGGCCAATTGCCGACGTAACGACCACACTTCGCGTGCGAGGCTGCGTTGCTCCAGCGCACGGCGGGCGACATCGACCAGACGCTCGGGGGAGAACGGTTTCTCCATAAAGTCATACGCGCCATCACGCATGGCGCCCACGGCCATCGAAATATCGCCATGCCCGGTAATCAATACCACCGGCAAGCTGCGGTCACGGGTCTTGAGACGCTTGAGCAGCTCCAGCCCGTCGATTCCCGGCAAGCGAATATCGCTGATCACAATACCGGCAAAGTTGTCACCGACCAGCGCGAGAGCCTGTTCGGCACTGCTCACACCTTCGCTGTGAATGTCTTCCAGTGCCAGCGCCTGTTGGCATCCGAGCAGGACATGGGGGTCGTCTTCGACTATCAGGACGGTCAGCTCGTTGTTCATAACGGTTCAGCCTTAGCGGGTTGCACCAGCGGTAATAAGAGGACAAATGTAGCGCCACCGGCTGCCGGGAACTCGACGCTGAGGTTGCCGCCGGCGGCGGCGGCCAGGCTTGCCGAAAGGGTCAAGCCAAGTCCCAGGCCTTGTTCGCCGGGTTTGGTGGTGAAGAAGGGTTCAAACAAATGCTTGCGGGCCTCGGGGGCAATGCCGGGACCGTTATCGCGCACGTGCAAACGGTATTTGTCTTCGCTGAACTCGCCTTCGAGCCAAAGTCGGGGAGGGCTTGGCTGACCTTGCATGGCATCCAGTGCGTTGCCGATCAGATTGACCAGGATTTGTTCCAGGCGAGTCTGATCGATCTTGAGCGCGACATCCTGAACATCGCGATGCAATTCAACCGCGGACTCTTCTAGGCGACCGGTGAGCAGCTGCAGGGCGGCGTCGACCGCTTTAACCAGACTGGCCTGGCCCTGATCATCACCGCGCCGGGCAAACGAGCGCAGGTTGGCGGTGATACGGCCCATGCGATCCACCAGGTTGTTGATGGTACTGAGGTTCTGCGCCGCCACCTTCAGGTCTCCGCGTTCCAGAAAGCGCACCGTGTTGCCGGACAGCGTACGTAGCGCGGCCAGTGGCTGATTCAGCTCGTGGGCAATGCTGGTCGACATCTGACCGATGGCCGCCAGTTTGCCAGCTTGTACCAGTTCATCCTGGGCGTGGCGCAGGGTGTCTTCGGCCAGGCGACGTTCGCGAATCTGGCCCTTCAGGCGTTCGTTGCTGGCGCGCAGATGAGTGGTGCGCTCGGCGATCTTGCGCTCCAGCTGGTTGTTGGCTTCTTGCAGCGCTTCACGTGCAGCAAGCCGGGTAGCGATGACTTTGCGTCGCTCATTCCAGGCAATCAGCAGAAACGCCAGCAAGCCGAATGCCACTGCCACCAGCATGCCCTGGTTGATCGCTTCGCGGCGCAGGTCTTGTAACGGCGTGAGCAGGGTGATGTCCCATGGGGTGTCATTGAGGTTGCGGGTTTGCGCCAGATAGCTGACTTGCTGCTGGTCGGTGATGACTTCGCTGTTGACGGCAAACGTAACCTTTTCGACGCCTTCGGACAGGTGCTCGCGGTTCAGCGGCTCCAGCTCATTGAGCGGCCACCAGTAATATTGCAGGCTGCGGGCCAGTTGCTCTTTGGTTTCGGCGCTCAGCGGGCGTACTGCCTTGAGTCGCCGGGACGGATCACTGGAGAGGATGATGATGCCGTTTTCGTCGCTGACATAGGCTTCGAGACGAGCACGTTGCCAGCGTTCTTCCAGTGCTTCGAGGCGTACTTTGATCACGGCGACACCGATGATCTTGCCTTGTTCTTCGAGGCCGTGGGCCAGGTAATAGCCCGGCTCGCCGGACGTGCTGCCAATGCCATAGAAACGCCCGGGCTGACCGCGGATGGCATCTTGAAAGTAAGCGCGGAACGATAGATCCTCGCCCAGATAACTGTCGGTATCGCGCCAGTTACTGGTGGCTACCACGCGACCGGTGGTATCGAGCACATAGATCGCTCGGCTGCGGCTGCGGCGATTGAGGCCTTCGAGGTATTGATTGACGGTGACCCGATTGGAAGCGTTCGGGTCAGCCAGTAAATGGGACACGCTGGATTCCAGCTCAAGCAGGCTGGGCAGGTACGTGTATTTGCTCAGTTCGCTTTCAACGGTACGCGCGTGCAGCTCCAGCTGGCGTTCGCCGTTTTCGCTGAGGCTGCGAATACTGAAGTGCTCGCTGATGCGATAGCCCGCGTAACCCAGGCCGATCGTCAACAGGATGATCAGCGGCGGCAGCAGAAAGTGACGGAGCAGACGAGGTTTCACGGCAAGTGAGGGCGGGGCACCGCGATAAAGAGTGGGGTCGCATTTCATCACAGATGCCTTGGGTCAACCACTGCGCGATAAGGATCTTACGAACCCTGTAGCCACTGTCGCAGGCTGCGACGGGCTGCGTAGCAGCCCTGCTTTCATGAAAGCGGAGCCCCTTCGGGCCTTGTCGCAGCGTGCGGCAGCGGCTACAGGTGTTGCGCCTTAATGCTGCAGGATCTTGGAGAGGAAGTTCTGTGCGCGCTCCGAGCGGGCGCTCACGTCGCCGAAGAACTCTTCTTTTTCACAGTCTTCGACGATTTTCCCTTGGTCCATGAAAATCACCCGGTTGGCGACCTTGCGTGCAAAACCCATTTCGTGAGTTACGCACATCATGGTCATGCCTTCGTGAGCGAGCTGCACCATCACATCAAGCACTTCGTTAACCATTTCCGGGTCGAGTGCCGAGGTCGGTTCGTCAAACAGCATGACGATCGGATCCATCGCCAGCGCACGGGCAATGGCCACACGTTGCTGCTGCCCGCCCGAAAGCTGGCCCGGGTGCTTGTGGGCGTGAGCCGACAGGCCGACGCGCTCCAGCAATTCGAGGCCTTTTTTGGTGGCTTCCTGCTTGCTGCGACCGAGTACCTTGACCTGGGCGATGGTCAGGTTTTCGGTGATGGTCATGTGCGGGAACAGTTCGAAGTGCTGAAACACCATGCCGACACGCGAGCGAAGTTTAGGCAGGTTGGTTTTCGGGTCGGCGATCGATGTGCCGTCGACCACGATGTCGCCTTTCTGGAACGGCTCAAGGGCGTTGACACACTTGATCAGGGTCGATTTGCCCGAGCCCGAGGGCCCGCAGACCACAACCACTTCGCCTTTTTTGACGTCAGTGCTGCAATCGGTCAGTACCTGGAAGTCCCCGTACCACTTGTTGATGTTCTTGATCGAGATCATACGGCAAACCTTTTTTGCAGACGCTTGACCAGCAGCGAGGCGGAAAAGCTGATGATGAAATACACCAGACCGGCGAAGATCAGGAACTCGTTGGAGCGTCCGATGATGTCGCCACTGGAGCGCGAAGCATTGAGGAAGTCCACCAGGCCAACGGTATAAACCAGCGAGGTGTCCTGGAACAAAATGATGCTCTGCTGTAACAGCAAAGGCGTCATTTTGCGAAATGCCTGCGGCAGGATGATCAGGCGCATGGCCTGGCCGTAACTCATGCCCAAGGCCTTGGCTGCGCTCATCTGGCCCTTGGAAATGGCCTGGACACCTGCCCGTACGATCTCGCAGAAGTAAGCGGCTTCGAACATGACGAAGGCCACCAGACACGACTCGAAGGCACCGATAGGGGTGTCTTCGCCGGTGATCCAGCGCAGTACAAACGGCACCGCGAGGTAAAACCAGGTAATCACCAGCAGTAACGGGATAGAGCGGAAGTAGTTCACGTAAGCGCCGGCCAGATTGGCCAGGAGCTTGCTTGACGACAAACGCATCAATGCCAGCACGGTACCGAGTAACACCCCACCGACAACGCCCATGACCATCAGCTTCAAGGTCATGATCATGCCGTTCCAGAGGCCCGGAAGGGCGGGAACGATGCCGCTGAAATCGAAGAAGTCCATTATTTGCCCCCCAGAGACATCAGGCCGGGCACTGCGACTTTCTTCTCGATCAGGCGCATCAGCAACATCAGGCTCATGTTCAAGGTGAAGTAGATCAACGTGGCGAGGGTGAAGGCTTCAAACAGGTTGGCGGAAAACTCGGCCGTCTGTTTGGTTTGTGCCAGCAGTTCCATCAAGCCGATCAGAGAGGCCACGGACGAGTTCTTGAATACGTTCAGGAATTCAGAGGTGAGGGGTGGAATGATGATCCGGTAAGCTTGTGGCAGCAGCACGTTCCAGTAAATCTGCGACAGGCTGAAGCCCATTGCGCGGGCCGCGGATTCCTGGCCTCGTGGCAGTGCTTCAATCCCGGTGCGTACTTGCTCGCAGACACGGGCGGCAGTAAACAGTCCCAGGCACACGACAACGCTCAGGTACGCCGAGGTGGTCGGGTTCAGGTCTTGCTTGTACCAGTCCTGCAGGTTTTGCGGCAGTAGATCGGGCACCAGGAAGTACCAGATAAACAGTTGCACCAGCAGCGGCACGTTACGGAAGATTTCGACATAAACCGTGGCGATGCCTGCAATCAGACGGTTCGGCAGGGTGCGCATGACGCCCAGCAGCGAACCCAGCAACAATGCAACGATCCAGGCCACGACAGCGATCGCGATGGTCCAGCCCAAGCCGGAGATAAACCAGTCGAGATAAGTCTCGCTGCCTACGCCGGTGGACTTGAAGAACACGCTCCAGTCCCAGTTGTAATTCATGCAGGGTCTCCCCCTCAGATGGGTCTATAAACAAACACTTGCTTCAGGGAATCCTTTCTCTCCCGACAGGCGCGTCGGGCACACGTACCCCGCTCGATAACCAGCGGTTCGAGTGTTCACTCGTGCAATGAGAAGCCAGTGCAGCAGATGGTCAGGCTCCCGAACGTGGATATTCACGCCCGGGGCCAGAAGTGCCGGGTGTCAGGCCTTCTTGTCATCCGCCGGCTTTTCGTCAGCCGCCTTGTCGGTCGGGTTGGCGATCAGCGCCTTGAGCTCGTCGCTCATAGGGAACATCAGGTTCAGGCCTTTAGGCGGGATAGGCGATTGGAACCACTTGTCGTAGGTCTTGTTGATTTCGCCGGACTTGTAATAAGCAATGATGGCGTCATCCACAGCCTTCTTGAAGTCCGGGTCACCTTTGCGAACCATGCAGCCGTAGATTTCGAACGACTGAGGCGTACCGGTCACTGCCCAGTCAGTCGGCTTCTTGGCCTTGGCCATCTCGCCGGCCAGCAGGGCGTCGTCCATCATGAACGCGACAGCGCGACCCGATTCAAGCATGTTGAACGCTTCGCCATGGTCCTTGGCCGAGATCACGTTCATGCCCATCTGCTTGTCGGCGTTCATCGACTTGAGGATGCGCTCGGAGGTGGTGCCTGCAGTGGTCACAACGTTCTTGCCTTTGAGGTCAGCGAAGTCCTTGTAAGGCGAGTTCTTTTTGGACAGCAGGCGGGTGCCGATTTCGAAGATGCCGACCGAGAAGTCCACTTGCTGCTGGCGCTCTACGTTGTTGGTGGTGGAACCACACTCAACGTCGACTGTGCCGTTTTGCACAAGCGGGATACGGGTTTGAGAGGTGACCAGGTTGTACTTGATCTTGAGGTCAGGCATGTCGAGTTGCTTTTTCAGCCCGTCGACGATTGCCATCTGCACATCATGGGAGTAACCAACCGGCTTGCCGGAAGCATCAGCGATGTAGGAGAACGGAATGGAGGAGTCACGATGCCCAAGGGTGATGGTGCCGGAGTCTTTGATTTTCTTCAGCGTGCCGGTCAGTTCGGCGGCGAATACTGGAGTGCTAATCAGAGCTGCAGCAATAGCTGCGGCCAACAGTTGCGGAACGATACGCATCGGTGTTTCCTCGACATTGTTTTTTTTATTGAGCCCGTTCACGAGCCCTTTTGTACTTCAAATGTCCTAACAGGCTAAACGCACTGTTTAAGCATTCGGCTCTGAGTGTAGAGCATGAGCCGTGCCAGCTTCAGTATTTATATTCAGGCGATTGATTTATAAGGATTTTTTGTATTTTTGTGCGCGTCGCGCAGAGCGACATTACCCGGAAAGCCGAATCACTGCGGCCTGAGCTGTTCGGAAAACCGAATGAAGGAAGTGTGACCGGGGTCACGGAATGTTTGCAGGCGCCGGGCTGCCCTGGGGAAGGGCAGCCGTGCTGCTGCAACATCTACTGAAGTGAGGTCAAGCGGCTTGCACTTTGCGCTGCATGAGGTTCAGCGTGGCCATGTATTGCGCCAGATGTTCCTGTTCTTCTTTGGTGGTAAACAGGCCCAGCTTGGTTCTGCGCCAGAGGATGTCCTGGGCATCGAGGGTCCATTCCTGGCTGCACAGGTAATCGACTTCACGGGTATAAAGGCCGCTGCCGATGTGCTCGCCCATGTCATCGAGATTTTTCACGCCGTCCAGCAAGCGCCATGAGCGGCTGCCGTAGGTGATGGCCCAGCGCTTGGCGATCGCCGCGTCCAGCCAGCTGTGCTGGAGGCACAGAGCTGCACTCAAGGCCTGAGGTGTGGTCATGTCTTCACCGCCCGGAAGGGCTGCGCTGGCCGTCCAGCCGGGTTCCATCTGAGGGAAGTAAGGTGCCAGTTCAGCAAGGGCCGACTCGGCCAGCTTGCGGTAGGTCGTCAGCTTGCCACCGAATACGGACAGCAGTGGTGCCTCGCCCGGGGCGCCGGACAGCGCAAGGGTATAGTCGCGGGTAACGGCTGAAGGGTTGTCGGACTCATCATTGCACAATGGGCGCACACCGGAATAAGTCCGCAGGATGTCGCTGCGACTGATTTGCTGCTTGAAGTGAGCGTTGACCACGTTCAGCAGGTAGTCGGTCTCTTCTTCAGTGATGCTGACTTTGGCCGGATCGCCAATGTATTCGCGGTCCGTGGTGCCGATGATGGTGAACTGATCCATGTACGGAATAGTGAAGACGATCCGCTGATCTTCGTTCTGCAGGATGAACGCGTTAGGCGCGTCATACATTTTAGGCACGATCAAGTGGCTACCCTGAATCAAGCGGATGCCATAAGGGGAGTCCAGTTTCAGGTCGTCCTTGATGAACTTGGCGACCCAGGGCCCGGCAGCGTTGACCAGTGCCTTGCTGCGAATCGAGAACAGGCTGCCGTCTGCCCGCTCCAGGTTCAATTCCCACAAACCCTTGTTGCGACGAGCACCGATACAGCGCGTCTGGGTGTGAACATGCGCGCCTTTTTCCCGTGCAGCCATAGCATTGAGGACCACAAGTCGTGCGTCATCGACCCAGCAATCCGAGTACTCGAAGCCTTTGGTGATCGCTGGCTTCAGCGGGCTGTCTGCACCAAATTTGAGGCTGGTAGAGCCCGCCAGTTTTTCGCGCTTGCCCAAGTGGTCATACAGGAACAGGCCGGCACGGATCATCCACGCGGGGCGCAGGTGCGGGCGATGCGGCAAGACAAAGCGCATGGGCTTAACAATATGCGGTGCTTTTGCCAGCAGTACTTCGCGCTCGGCCAATGCTTCGCGCACAAGACGGAACTCGTAATGTTCAAGGTAGCGCAGGCCGCCGTGAATCAGTTTGCTGCTGGCTGATGATGTATGGCTGGCCAGATCATCCTTTTCGCACAGGAAGACCGACAACCCGCGACCTGCAGCATCTGCCGCGATTCCGACGCCATTAATTCCGCCACCAATCACGGCAACGTCGTAGACCTCAGCGAGAGGAGTGGCAGGCAAAGTGCTCAGGGTCATGTAGGGGGGCCTCGCGTCTGTGCGCATATTTGAATTCGAACATTAATGTTCGCTTTCGAAAATAGTAGCCCATAAGGACGCGCGTATCCAGCCTCACTCGATTGAAAAAACTCATCGAAAGGTGAATAAAGGAAGATTTTCGAACATTTTGCGAGTGAGCATACTGCTGCCGCGCCTGGCTGCGAAGCAGCCCCTGCAGTTTTGCGTGCTTTTGTCCCGGTAGGTGACAGTGGCAGCAGGGGCGGGTGCTTAAACCACTTCGAGGCGAATCTTGTTCTGGGCCAGCAATTGTGCAAGTTCCGGTACTGGCGGCTGGTCGGTCACCAGGCAATCGATCAGGCTGATCGGCCCCAGGCGAACCATTGCGTTGCGTCCGAATTTGCTTGAGTCAGCGGCGAGTATGACTTGTCGGGCGTTGGCGATGATGGCCTGAGAAACGCGTACTTCTTGATAGTCAAAGTCCAGCAGGCTGCCGTCGGAATCGATACCGCTGATGCCTACCAAGGCGAAGTCGAACTTGAACTGGTTGATAAAGTCGACACTGGCCTGACCCACAATACCGCCATCGCGACGTACGTTGCCGCCCGCTATCAGCACTTCGAAATCGTCCTTGGCGCTCAGGATCGATGCCACATGTAGATTGTTGGTGATGACTTTCAGGTGATTGTGGTTGAGCAATGCCCGTGCAATCGATTCGGTGGTGGTGCCGATGTTGATGAAAATAGAGGCGTGATCTGGAATTTGCAGGGCAATGGCTTCGCCAATACGGCGTTTTTCATCGCGCATCTGATCAGCCCGCATGGCGTAGGCCGTATTTTCAACGCTGGAGTCATAGGCGGCGCCACCGTGATAGCGACGCAGCAGGTCGGCTTCAGCCAACTGGTTGATATCGCGACGGATGGTCTGCGGTGTAACGACGAACAACTGAGCCATTTCCTCGATGCTGACATAGCCGCGTTCGCGTACGAGTTCGAGGATCTGCTGTTGGCGTGGAGGCAGATTCATGGAGTTTCCTTTGGGCGGCGAAGCAAATTCGCCCATGATGCCGCAGGAAAGCGCAGCCTGCTACTTGCTGGTGCCATGAACTGCGAATGTGACAGCGGGCGCCATGGTCGCCCGCTGTGGTTATTGCCCTGAGTGCTTAGTTGTTCTCGTCGTGGGGAGCCCAGTCACGGGTACGGCTCACGGCCTTTTTCCAGCCGGCATAGAGTTTCTCCTTGCTGGCTTCCTCAAGGGCCGGTTCGAACTCACGTTCGATCACGGCCTTGCCGCGCAGCTCTTCCAGGCTGCCCCAGAAACCACACGCCAGGCCGGCCAGGTATGCAGCGCCCAAGGCTGTGGTTTCGCGCATTTGCGGGCGTTCGACCATGGTGCCAAGGATGTCCGCCTGAAACTGCATGAGGAAATTGTTGGCCACTGCTCCGCCGTCAACGCGCAAGGCTTTGAGGCGTTCGCCCGAATCTTGTTGCATTGCATCCAGTACATCGCGGGTCTGGTAGGCGATCGACTCGAGCGCTGCACGAATGATGTGATCCACGCGTACGCCGCGGGTCAGGCCAAACAATGCCCCACGGGCATACGGGTCCCAGTACGGAGCGCCCAGGCCGGTAAATGCAGGTACCAGGTACACGCCGTTGCTGTCTTTTACCTTGCCGGCAAAATATTCGGTGTCGTGAGCGTCGTTAATTATTTTCAACTCGTCACGCAGCCATTGAACGGTGGAGCCGCCGTTGAATACTGCGCCTTCCAATGCGTAGGCAACTTCTCCGCGAGGACCGCAGGCGATGGTGGTCAGCATTCCGTGTGTTGATTTGACGGCTTTTGTGCCGGTGTTCATCAGCAGGAAGCAGCCAGTGCCATAGGTGTTCTTGGCCTGGCCGGGTTCGACACACATTTGGCCAAACAGCGCGGCTTGCTGGTCCCCGGCAATACCGCCGATGGCGATGCCGCTTTTGGTATGGCCGTATATTTCCGAGGACGATTTGACCTCCGGCAGCATTTCGCGCGGGATATCCAGCACCTCCAGCATCCTGGAGTCCCACTCCAGGGTGTGGATGTTGAAGAGCATGGTGCGTGAGGCATTGGTGTAATCGGTGACGTGGGTTTTGCCGCCGGTAAATTTCCAGATCAGCCAGCTGTCGACGGTGCCGAACAGCAGTTCGCCGTTACGGGCGCGCTCACGGCTGCCTTCAACGTTGTCGAGGATCCACTTCAGCTTGGTGCCGGAGAAGTACGGATCGGTTACCAGGCCTGTGGTGTCGCTGATGTATTGCTCATGGCCATCACGCTTGAGTTGCTCGCAGATCTCGGTACTGCGTCGGCATTGCCACACAATCGCATTATAAATCGGCCGGCCGCTGATCTTGTCCCAGACCACGGTGGTTTCGCGCTGGTTGGTAATACCGATGGCGGCAACCTGATCGTGGTGCAGGCCGGCCTGTGCCAGTGCCTCCACCATGACGGCGCTCTGGGTGGCGAAAATTTCCATCGGGTCATGCTCAACCCAGCCGGCTTGTGGGTAATGCTGCTGGAACTCGCGCTGTGCGGTGCATACCACGTTAGCGTCACGATCAAAGATGATCGCTCGCGAACTGGTAGTGCCCTGGTCGAGGGCAATGATGTAGTTCTTATTCTGAATATCGGTCATGGGATTGCCTTGCAGAATTAAGTAGTGGGTTCAGGGCGCGAGAAAGGTAGCGGGCAATGGTCTCGTGCGCCCCGTTTCAAAGTCAGTATCAGGAAGTCTGGGTTTTCACTTCAGTGGTGGCCTGGTTAGCCGTTGCCACTGATTCAGCATCAGGTAAATGGCGAGCGATCAACCCGCGGTAAATGGCTGCACCCAGGCAAGCCCCCACGATCGGTGCAACGATCGGAATCAGGAAATAAGGAATCTCGCGGGCACCTGTGAACGAGACTTCACCCCAGCCAGCAAAGAACGTCATCAGTTTAGGTCCGAAATCACGCGCAGGGTTCATCGCAAAGCCTGTCAGCGGGCCCATCGAGCTACCAATTACGGCAATCAGCAAGCCTATCAGCAACGGCGCCAATGGGCCGCGGGGCAGTCCGTTCTTGTCATCAGTCAGTGCCATGATCACTCCCATCAGGATGGCGGTGATCACCATTTCGACGAGGAAGGCCTGCAAGGTCGAGAGTGCCGGGTGCGGATAGGTCGAAAATACGGACGCCAATTCGAGGCTGGCCTGACTGCCGCGCACCATTTGATGGGTTTGTTCGTAATCGAAGAATAGATTGCTGTAAAGCGTGTAAACCAACGCGGCTGCGCAGAAGGCACCGGCGACCTGGGCGAGGATATAGAAGGGTAATTTACGCTTTTCGAAATCGGTGAAAAGGCAGAGCGCAATACTCACTGCCGGATTCAGATGCGCACCTGAAACACCGGCTGTCAGGTAGATGGCCATGCTGACGCCAATGCCCCAGATGATGCTGATTTCCCACAAGCCAAAGCTGGCGCCTGCCACCTTGAGCGCTGCAACGCAGCCGGTACCGAAGAAGATCAGCAGTGCAGTGCCTAGAAACTCGGCCATGCACTGGCCGTAAAGCGTGGGATGATGCGATGCAGTCGTCATTCAGAAACCTCGTTTTTGTTATTTTTTAGACGGTGTCGGT is a window of Pseudomonas taetrolens DNA encoding:
- a CDS encoding GlpM family protein, translated to MLKAALGAAVVIILAMLAKTKNYYIAGLVPLFPTFALIAHYIVGKGRSLDDLKTTIVFGMWSIIPYFIYLAALYILVDRMRLELSLALAAVAWLIAATVLVSVWVRLH
- the aauR gene encoding two-component response regulator AauR, translating into MLGCQQALALEDIHSEGVSSAEQALALVGDNFAGIVISDIRLPGIDGLELLKRLKTRDRSLPVVLITGHGDISMAVGAMRDGAYDFMEKPFSPERLVDVARRALEQRSLAREVWSLRRQLAERDSLEGRIIGRSPAMQQLRELIANVADTSANVLIEGETGTGKELVARCLHDFSRRQPQQFVALNCGGLPENLFESEIFGHEANAFTGAGKRRIGKIEHADGGTLFLDEVESMPLNLQIKLLRVLQERTLERLGSNQSIDIDCRVIAATKSDLDQLSKASQFRSDLYYRLNVVTLELPPLRERREDILQLFEYFLQQSSLRFDRTAPELDNQTLSNLMSHDWPGNVRELRNVAERFALGLPAFKKPGSNAAQGLGFSEAVEAFERNLLNDALQRSGGNLTQASQELGMAKTTLFDKVKKYGLAH
- the aauS gene encoding two-component sensor histidine kinase AauS: MKCDPTLYRGAPPSLAVKPRLLRHFLLPPLIILLTIGLGYAGYRISEHFSIRSLSENGERQLELHARTVESELSKYTYLPSLLELESSVSHLLADPNASNRVTVNQYLEGLNRRSRSRAIYVLDTTGRVVATSNWRDTDSYLGEDLSFRAYFQDAIRGQPGRFYGIGSTSGEPGYYLAHGLEEQGKIIGVAVIKVRLEALEERWQRARLEAYVSDENGIIILSSDPSRRLKAVRPLSAETKEQLARSLQYYWWPLNELEPLNREHLSEGVEKVTFAVNSEVITDQQQVSYLAQTRNLNDTPWDITLLTPLQDLRREAINQGMLVAVAFGLLAFLLIAWNERRKVIATRLAAREALQEANNQLERKIAERTTHLRASNERLKGQIRERRLAEDTLRHAQDELVQAGKLAAIGQMSTSIAHELNQPLAALRTLSGNTVRFLERGDLKVAAQNLSTINNLVDRMGRITANLRSFARRGDDQGQASLVKAVDAALQLLTGRLEESAVELHRDVQDVALKIDQTRLEQILVNLIGNALDAMQGQPSPPRLWLEGEFSEDKYRLHVRDNGPGIAPEARKHLFEPFFTTKPGEQGLGLGLTLSASLAAAAGGNLSVEFPAAGGATFVLLLPLVQPAKAEPL
- a CDS encoding amino acid ABC transporter ATP-binding protein; the protein is MISIKNINKWYGDFQVLTDCSTDVKKGEVVVVCGPSGSGKSTLIKCVNALEPFQKGDIVVDGTSIADPKTNLPKLRSRVGMVFQHFELFPHMTITENLTIAQVKVLGRSKQEATKKGLELLERVGLSAHAHKHPGQLSGGQQQRVAIARALAMDPIVMLFDEPTSALDPEMVNEVLDVMVQLAHEGMTMMCVTHEMGFARKVANRVIFMDQGKIVEDCEKEEFFGDVSARSERAQNFLSKILQH
- a CDS encoding ABC transporter permease subunit (The N-terminal region of this protein, as described by TIGR01726, is a three transmembrane segment that identifies a subfamily of ABC transporter permease subunits, which specificities that include histidine, arginine, glutamine, glutamate, L-cystine (sic), the opines (in Agrobacterium) octopine and nopaline, etc.), with the protein product MDFFDFSGIVPALPGLWNGMIMTLKLMVMGVVGGVLLGTVLALMRLSSSKLLANLAGAYVNYFRSIPLLLVITWFYLAVPFVLRWITGEDTPIGAFESCLVAFVMFEAAYFCEIVRAGVQAISKGQMSAAKALGMSYGQAMRLIILPQAFRKMTPLLLQQSIILFQDTSLVYTVGLVDFLNASRSSGDIIGRSNEFLIFAGLVYFIISFSASLLVKRLQKRFAV
- a CDS encoding amino acid ABC transporter permease, with the translated sequence MNYNWDWSVFFKSTGVGSETYLDWFISGLGWTIAIAVVAWIVALLLGSLLGVMRTLPNRLIAGIATVYVEIFRNVPLLVQLFIWYFLVPDLLPQNLQDWYKQDLNPTTSAYLSVVVCLGLFTAARVCEQVRTGIEALPRGQESAARAMGFSLSQIYWNVLLPQAYRIIIPPLTSEFLNVFKNSSVASLIGLMELLAQTKQTAEFSANLFEAFTLATLIYFTLNMSLMLLMRLIEKKVAVPGLMSLGGK
- a CDS encoding glutamate/aspartate ABC transporter substrate-binding protein; the protein is MRIVPQLLAAAIAAALISTPVFAAELTGTLKKIKDSGTITLGHRDSSIPFSYIADASGKPVGYSHDVQMAIVDGLKKQLDMPDLKIKYNLVTSQTRIPLVQNGTVDVECGSTTNNVERQQQVDFSVGIFEIGTRLLSKKNSPYKDFADLKGKNVVTTAGTTSERILKSMNADKQMGMNVISAKDHGEAFNMLESGRAVAFMMDDALLAGEMAKAKKPTDWAVTGTPQSFEIYGCMVRKGDPDFKKAVDDAIIAYYKSGEINKTYDKWFQSPIPPKGLNLMFPMSDELKALIANPTDKAADEKPADDKKA
- the glpD gene encoding glycerol-3-phosphate dehydrogenase, translating into MTLSTLPATPLAEVYDVAVIGGGINGVGIAADAAGRGLSVFLCEKDDLASHTSSASSKLIHGGLRYLEHYEFRLVREALAEREVLLAKAPHIVKPMRFVLPHRPHLRPAWMIRAGLFLYDHLGKREKLAGSTSLKFGADSPLKPAITKGFEYSDCWVDDARLVVLNAMAAREKGAHVHTQTRCIGARRNKGLWELNLERADGSLFSIRSKALVNAAGPWVAKFIKDDLKLDSPYGIRLIQGSHLIVPKMYDAPNAFILQNEDQRIVFTIPYMDQFTIIGTTDREYIGDPAKVSITEEETDYLLNVVNAHFKQQISRSDILRTYSGVRPLCNDESDNPSAVTRDYTLALSGAPGEAPLLSVFGGKLTTYRKLAESALAELAPYFPQMEPGWTASAALPGGEDMTTPQALSAALCLQHSWLDAAIAKRWAITYGSRSWRLLDGVKNLDDMGEHIGSGLYTREVDYLCSQEWTLDAQDILWRRTKLGLFTTKEEQEHLAQYMATLNLMQRKVQAA